Proteins from a genomic interval of Diaphorobacter sp. HDW4A:
- the urtD gene encoding urea ABC transporter ATP-binding protein UrtD produces the protein MSNTDFALAVEDLTVSFDGFKAIDSLNLYIDRNELRVIIGPNGAGKTTLLDLICGKTKASKGSIKFQNQELTGMPEYKRVRQGIGRKFQTPSIYENLSVFKNLEVSYPSGRTVWGALGFQCTDEVLACVEAVAREIGLADRMETEAGLLSHGQKQWLEIGMLLMQEPELLMLDEPIAGMSAKERELTADLLKRICKNRSVIVIEHDMEFVKQIAHKVTVMHQGKILAEGSMEKVQSDPKVIDVYLGH, from the coding sequence ATGAGCAATACCGACTTCGCACTCGCGGTGGAAGACCTCACCGTGTCGTTCGACGGCTTCAAGGCCATCGACAGTCTGAACCTCTACATTGACCGTAACGAGCTGCGCGTGATCATCGGGCCGAACGGCGCGGGCAAGACCACGCTGCTCGATCTGATCTGCGGAAAGACCAAGGCGAGCAAGGGCAGCATCAAGTTCCAGAACCAGGAGCTGACGGGCATGCCCGAATACAAGCGCGTGCGCCAGGGCATTGGCCGCAAGTTCCAGACGCCGTCGATCTACGAGAACCTCTCGGTGTTCAAGAACCTCGAGGTGTCGTATCCCTCAGGCCGCACGGTATGGGGCGCGCTCGGCTTTCAGTGCACCGATGAAGTGCTGGCCTGCGTGGAGGCGGTGGCGCGCGAAATCGGCCTCGCGGATCGCATGGAGACCGAGGCAGGGCTGCTCAGTCATGGCCAGAAGCAGTGGCTGGAGATCGGTATGTTGTTGATGCAGGAGCCCGAGTTGTTGATGCTCGACGAGCCCATCGCGGGCATGAGTGCCAAGGAGCGCGAGCTCACCGCCGATCTGCTCAAGCGCATCTGCAAGAACCGCTCGGTGATCGTGATCGAGCACGACATGGAGTTCGTCAAGCAGATTGCGCACAAGGTCACGGTAATGCACCAGGGAAAGATTCTCGCGGAGGGGTCGATGGAGAAGGTGCAGTCCGATCCCAAG
- the urtC gene encoding urea ABC transporter permease subunit UrtC: protein MDSIKALIQRYQLASLVILTVLLAVVLPLTLDIFRLNMVGKYLCYAFVAVGLVMVWGYGGVLSLGQGVFFGLGGYAMAMFLKLEASDPESTKIQSTPGIPDFMDWNQLTELPLLWLPFKSLPLALIAVVLVPVALAWLISFAMFKRRVGGVYFAIITQAVALIVTVLIIGQQGYTGGVNGMTDLRTLLGWDTRTDSAKYILYYVCVALLVASIVLCRWIQTSKLGTLLLAMRDKEDRVRFSGYDVANFKVFTFCLAAALSGIGGALFTLQVGFMSPTFVGIVPSIEMVIYAAVGGRMSLVGAVYGTLLVNAGKTIFSESFPDLWLFLMAALFIGVTMAFPMGLAGLWEEKIKPHFKKLKEEKKITKERVAAAQAAYPDPIAPRGADSKISSQGA from the coding sequence ATGGACTCCATCAAAGCCCTGATCCAACGCTACCAGCTCGCGAGTCTGGTGATTCTCACCGTGCTGCTGGCCGTGGTGCTGCCGCTCACGCTCGACATTTTCCGCCTCAACATGGTGGGCAAATATCTTTGCTACGCCTTCGTTGCGGTTGGCCTCGTGATGGTCTGGGGCTACGGCGGCGTGCTGAGCCTTGGGCAGGGCGTTTTCTTCGGCCTCGGCGGCTATGCGATGGCAATGTTTCTCAAGCTCGAAGCGTCCGATCCCGAGAGCACCAAGATCCAGTCCACGCCCGGCATTCCCGACTTCATGGATTGGAACCAGCTCACCGAACTGCCGCTGCTTTGGTTGCCATTCAAGAGCCTGCCGCTCGCGCTGATCGCGGTGGTGTTGGTGCCCGTGGCGCTGGCCTGGCTCATCAGCTTCGCGATGTTCAAGCGCCGCGTGGGCGGTGTGTATTTTGCGATCATCACGCAGGCCGTGGCGCTGATCGTCACCGTGCTCATCATTGGTCAACAGGGCTACACCGGCGGCGTGAACGGCATGACGGATCTGAGGACGCTGCTCGGCTGGGACACCCGCACCGACAGCGCCAAGTACATCCTCTACTACGTCTGCGTGGCGCTGTTGGTCGCATCGATCGTGCTGTGCCGCTGGATCCAGACGAGCAAGCTCGGCACGCTGCTGCTCGCCATGCGCGACAAGGAAGACCGCGTGCGCTTCTCGGGCTACGACGTGGCCAACTTCAAGGTCTTCACCTTCTGCCTGGCGGCCGCGCTCTCGGGTATCGGTGGTGCGCTGTTCACGTTGCAGGTGGGCTTCATGTCGCCTACTTTCGTTGGCATCGTTCCGTCCATCGAGATGGTGATTTACGCGGCGGTCGGTGGTCGCATGAGCCTCGTCGGCGCGGTCTATGGAACGCTGCTGGTGAATGCGGGTAAGACGATTTTTTCAGAGAGCTTCCCCGACCTGTGGCTGTTCCTCATGGCGGCGCTGTTCATCGGCGTGACCATGGCGTTTCCGATGGGTCTGGCGGGTTTGTGGGAAGAAAAGATCAAGCCGCATTTCAAGAAATTGAAGGAGGAGAAAAAGATCACCAAGGAACGTGTGGCTGCAGCGCAGGCCGCGTATCCCGACCCGATTGCGCCGCGTGGCGCCGACTCCAAGATCAGCAGTCAGGGCGCATAA
- the urtB gene encoding urea ABC transporter permease subunit UrtB, translating into MTFSDMLNIGLMQGFAGLSLFAVLLLMGLGLAIIFGQMGVINMAHGEFMAIGAYTVYMMSQLTERWSPESMAYYFPFAIVLAFVFAFMLGWIMEWALIRHLYARPLDTLLATWGVSLGLQQCFRTFINPKEVSPTLPEWLMGSWSPAEGLDIPINGLFVLSLTIVVSLGVLLALHRSRWGLRVRATVSNRTMANATGIDTKKTDRLTFAIGCGIAGIAGAAFTTIGSTGPTSGQLYIVDSFLVVTFGGAASLLGTVVSAFSIAQTQSITEFFMTGSMAKVLTLSLIVLILMVRPQGLFASKVRR; encoded by the coding sequence ATGACCTTCTCAGACATGCTCAACATCGGCCTGATGCAAGGCTTTGCGGGCCTGTCCCTGTTCGCAGTGCTGCTGCTCATGGGACTGGGCCTTGCCATCATCTTCGGGCAGATGGGCGTCATCAACATGGCGCATGGCGAGTTCATGGCGATCGGTGCCTACACCGTCTACATGATGTCGCAGCTCACCGAACGGTGGTCGCCCGAATCGATGGCGTACTACTTTCCGTTCGCCATCGTGCTGGCCTTCGTCTTCGCCTTCATGCTGGGCTGGATCATGGAGTGGGCGCTGATCCGCCACCTCTACGCGCGGCCGCTCGATACGCTGCTTGCCACCTGGGGCGTGAGCCTCGGGTTGCAGCAGTGCTTTCGCACGTTCATCAATCCCAAGGAGGTGAGCCCGACGCTGCCCGAGTGGCTCATGGGATCGTGGTCACCCGCCGAAGGACTCGACATTCCGATCAACGGTCTCTTCGTGCTCTCGCTGACCATCGTCGTGTCGCTCGGCGTGTTGCTTGCGTTGCACCGAAGCCGCTGGGGCCTTCGGGTGCGCGCCACGGTGAGCAACCGCACCATGGCCAACGCCACCGGCATCGACACCAAGAAGACCGACCGCCTGACCTTCGCCATCGGCTGCGGCATTGCTGGCATCGCGGGCGCGGCGTTCACGACCATCGGTTCGACGGGTCCCACATCCGGCCAGCTCTACATCGTCGACTCGTTCCTTGTGGTCACCTTCGGCGGTGCGGCGAGTTTGCTCGGCACCGTGGTCTCGGCCTTCAGCATTGCGCAGACCCAGTCGATCACCGAGTTCTTCATGACCGGCTCCATGGCCAAGGTGCTCACGCTGTCGCTGATCGTGCTGATCCTGATGGTGCGTCCGCAAGGGCTGTTCGCATCCAAGGTGCGACGTTGA
- the urtA gene encoding urea ABC transporter substrate-binding protein has protein sequence MSQHADDFYIINIGRRRLIQGAAALPAMGLSGMVLAQQFPTAKVNTTKLAVTDSEVVVGQLHSASGTMAISETGSIQAEQLAIDQINAAGGILGRKIRVIKEDGASDWPTFAEKSKKLLVNDRVAAVFGCWTSASRKAVLPVFEKENGLLYYPTFYEGLEQSKNVIYTGQEATQQIIYGLDWGAKEKKAKTYFLIGSDYIWPRTSMKIARKHIEQVAKIGKVVGEEYYPLGHTNFNSLINKIKLAKPDCIFAAVVGGSNVAFYKQLKAAGITGDKQFLLTLSVTEDEMTGVGGENFNGFYSSMKYFQTLDNDNNKKFVEAFKAKYGKDGVIGDVTQAAYLGPWLWKAAVEKAGSFDVDKVVAASPGIELKSAPEGYVKVDPNHHLWSKSRIAQGQLNGTFKVVAESPELIKPDPFPKGYQ, from the coding sequence ATGTCTCAACACGCTGACGACTTCTACATCATCAATATCGGTCGCCGCCGCCTGATTCAGGGTGCTGCCGCTTTGCCCGCCATGGGCCTGTCGGGCATGGTGCTGGCCCAGCAGTTCCCCACGGCCAAGGTGAACACGACCAAGCTCGCCGTCACGGACAGCGAAGTGGTGGTCGGCCAGCTGCACTCGGCCAGTGGCACGATGGCGATTTCGGAAACGGGTTCGATTCAGGCCGAGCAGCTCGCCATCGACCAGATCAATGCCGCCGGCGGCATCCTTGGCCGCAAGATCCGCGTGATCAAGGAAGACGGCGCATCCGACTGGCCGACCTTCGCCGAAAAGAGCAAGAAGCTGCTCGTCAACGACCGCGTGGCCGCCGTGTTCGGCTGCTGGACCAGCGCCTCGCGCAAGGCAGTGCTGCCGGTGTTCGAGAAGGAAAACGGACTGCTCTACTACCCCACTTTCTACGAAGGTCTGGAGCAGAGCAAGAACGTGATCTACACCGGCCAGGAGGCCACGCAGCAGATCATCTACGGCCTCGACTGGGGTGCTAAGGAGAAGAAGGCCAAGACCTACTTCCTGATCGGTTCGGACTACATCTGGCCGCGCACGTCGATGAAGATTGCGCGCAAGCACATCGAGCAGGTCGCCAAGATCGGCAAGGTGGTGGGCGAGGAGTACTACCCGCTTGGCCACACCAACTTCAATTCGTTGATCAACAAGATCAAGCTCGCCAAGCCGGATTGCATTTTTGCCGCCGTGGTGGGCGGATCGAACGTGGCCTTCTACAAGCAGCTCAAGGCCGCAGGCATCACGGGCGACAAGCAGTTCCTGCTGACCCTGTCGGTGACCGAGGACGAGATGACCGGCGTGGGCGGCGAGAACTTCAACGGTTTCTACTCGTCGATGAAATATTTCCAGACGCTCGACAACGACAACAACAAGAAGTTCGTCGAAGCCTTCAAGGCCAAGTACGGCAAGGACGGCGTGATCGGTGACGTGACGCAGGCGGCCTATCTCGGCCCGTGGCTGTGGAAGGCGGCGGTCGAGAAAGCGGGTAGTTTCGATGTGGACAAGGTGGTCGCCGCATCGCCGGGCATCGAGCTCAAGAGCGCGCCCGAAGGCTACGTGAAGGTCGACCCGAACCATCACCTATGGAGCAAGTCGCGCATCGCGCAGGGCCAACTCAACGGCACATTCAAGGTGGTCGCCGAATCGCCAGAACTCATCAAACCCGATCCATTCCCCAAGGGCTACCAGTGA
- a CDS encoding response regulator transcription factor, which translates to MPPNTDLHMPHEKGVILVVDDAPDTLALLCDTLDLHGYTVLVATDGESAIQRLAYVIPDAILLDGVMPGASGFETCRRIKAEPAWAHIPVIFMTGLAETENIVAGFDSGGVDYVVKPVREAEILARLTTHARNARISRMVRDAVDVAGTGSLIVDAQGRIAWVSPLAQGWLATLPRSHSDAALPDAIHHVLTKDDVLHVTGDDGRPLCIRNLGCAALGETMLLLSQTPEPQRNDRLADARLTPRETEVLSWLAKGKTNRDISEILSMSPRTVSKHLEHIFEKLGVETRSAAAALASGAVA; encoded by the coding sequence ATGCCACCGAACACTGATCTTCACATGCCTCATGAAAAGGGCGTGATCCTCGTTGTCGACGATGCACCCGATACCCTCGCCCTGCTCTGCGACACGTTGGATCTGCATGGCTACACCGTGCTCGTCGCGACTGACGGGGAAAGCGCGATCCAGCGACTGGCCTATGTGATTCCCGATGCCATCCTGCTCGACGGCGTGATGCCCGGCGCGTCGGGCTTCGAGACCTGCCGGCGCATCAAGGCCGAGCCCGCATGGGCACACATTCCGGTGATCTTCATGACGGGCCTGGCCGAAACCGAGAACATCGTCGCGGGCTTCGACAGCGGCGGCGTGGACTATGTCGTCAAGCCGGTGCGCGAGGCCGAAATCCTCGCGCGCCTGACCACGCATGCGCGCAACGCACGCATCTCGCGCATGGTGCGCGACGCGGTGGATGTGGCGGGAACGGGCTCGTTGATCGTCGATGCACAGGGTCGCATCGCCTGGGTGTCGCCGCTCGCTCAAGGCTGGCTTGCGACACTGCCACGCAGTCATTCAGACGCTGCGTTGCCCGATGCAATTCACCATGTGCTCACCAAGGACGATGTGCTGCATGTGACCGGTGACGACGGCAGGCCGCTGTGCATCCGCAATCTGGGATGCGCGGCGCTCGGAGAGACCATGCTGCTACTGTCGCAGACCCCGGAGCCGCAGCGCAATGACCGCCTCGCCGATGCACGGCTCACTCCGCGCGAGACCGAGGTTCTGTCGTGGCTGGCCAAGGGCAAGACCAACCGAGACATCTCCGAGATCCTCAGCATGAGCCCGCGCACGGTGAGCAAGCACCTTGAGCACATCTTCGAGAAGCTCGGCGTGGAGACGCGATCCGCCGCCGCCGCGCTCGCAAGCGGTGCAGTGGCATGA